Part of the Solwaraspora sp. WMMA2065 genome is shown below.
CACGGCAGCGGAGGGAATGCGTCAGATGGAGACGCACCAGCCGAAGGTGATCATCATGGACCTGCGTCTTCCCGATGGCAGCGGGCTGGAGGCAACGCGGGCGATCCGCCGGGTATCCGAGAGCACAGGCATCGTGGTCCTCACCATGTACGCCGGTGACGAACAGTTGTTCGCCTCGATCGAGGCCGGGGCGAGCGCCTTCGTACCCAAGACCGCGTCAGCCGATGAGGTGATAGACGCAGCCCGCCACGCAGCATCGAGTCCCTCCGCGTTCACAGCGGCGGACCTTCCTGGGGCGATGGAGCGACGCTTGGCCCCGGGCGGCCCGCAGCTCTCGCCGCGGGAGAGCCAGGTGCTCCGGCTGCTCGCCGACGGAATGAGCGTCGCCGGAATCGCTAAGCAGCTCTTCATCTCGGAGTCCACTACGAGAACCCGCATCAGCAAGATCTACGAGAAGCTGGGCGCGGCCAACCGCGCGCACGCTCTGATGACCGCGCTGCGGCTCGGGCTGCTCGATGCGCCGGACGTGCCGACGTTCTGATGCGCAGTGCTGCTGAGGTGGGAGGCGTGCTGCCGGTGCGTGACACCTGTTCGGCGACGGCACTGTCGCCGAACAGGTGTCACGCGCGAGGGTCGTCAACGGTGAGCCCTTTTGCGGCGCGGTCTGAACAGTGAGGCTTCTTCTGCGTCCTCGTGGAGGGAGTCCCCTCTTGGTCAAGATGGTGTGAGACACCCCGTGTCAGTGAGGTGCTGACCTGAGGACGGGGATCGGAGATCCTTGTGTACGTGTCCACTTCATCTGGCAAGCAGCCGACGTCCGGTAGCGGGGCCGACCCGGCGCCGAAGCCGTCGCGGCGGGTCTTCAGCCCGGAGTACAAGCTCGCGATGGTCGCCGAGTACGAGAACGCCCCGAACGGCGAGAAGGGCGCGATCCTGCGCCGGGAAGGCCCCTGTACTCGTCGCACATCATTGAGTGGGCACGGGCGCGCGACGCCGGGCACCTTGGCCGGGTCGACGGCGGGAAGACGGATGCCGCCACGGCTGGGGCCGGGTCACGGGTGAAGAAGTCCGCGGACCAGATCGAGTTGGAGAAGCTGCGCCGGCAGAACGAGAAACTGCAGGCGGACCTGAGGAAGACCCGTATGGCGTTGGACATCATGGGAAAAGTTCCCTCGCTGCTCTTTGAGCGGGCCCGTTCCGGGCTGAAAATGATCGCGGCCGCTCGCTGACGCCGTGTGCGCTTGGTCTTCGAGGCCGTGGAAAAGTCGGGTGTGGGGAGCTGCGTCATGGGCCCTTCAATGTTGCTTCGAGCACGCGGATCAGCTTCGCTTTCGACTCCAGCAGCTCCCGCGGGCGGCCATCCTGTGACCGACTGGGTGGAAGGACCGGGTGTTGGAGTCAAGTCAGGACAACGAGGAGATCATCGAGCGGATCGCGGCGCTCGACATTGGCAAGGCCGAGCTGGTGTGTTGCGTGCGGATCCCGGGCCAGGGACCTGGAGGGCGGCGACGGCAGGAGGTGTCGACCTACTCCACGATGACCCGGTCGTTGCTGGCGATGGCCGACCGGCTCCGAGAACTGGGCGTGACCCGGGTCGTGATGGAATCGACCTCGGACTATTGGAAGCCCGTGTTCTACCTGCTCGAAGCAGCCGGCGTCGACGCATGGCTGGTCAACGCCAAGGACGTCAAGCATCTACCCGGACGTCCGAAGATCGACCGGCTCGACGCGGTCTGGCTGTGCAAGGTCGCCGAACGGCAGATGATCCGGCCGAGCTTCGTACCGCCGGCACCGATCCGCGAGCTGCGGGACCTGACTCGCTATCGGGTCGATCTGATTGCCGCCCGGACCGCCGAACGCAGCCGGGTCGAGAAGCTGCTCGAGGATGCCCAGATCAAGCTGAGCGTGGTGGCCAGCGACATCTTCGGAACCTCCGGACGGGAGATGATGGCCGCGCTGATCGCCGGGCAGCGCGACCCGAAGATCCTGGCGCAGATGGCACGCAGTCGGCTACGCGCGAAGATCACCCAGCTGGAGGACGCGTTCGTCGGCCGGTTCAGCGAGCATCACGGATTCCTGCTCACCAGGATGCTGGCCCGCATCGACGCGATCACCGCGGACATCGCCGAGGTGAACCAACGTATCGAGCGGCAGATCGGCCCCTTCGGTGATGTCGCGCGTCGTCTGGACGAGATCCCCGGCGTTGGTCCGGCCACCGCACATGTGATCATCGCCGAGGTCGGGGTCGACATGAGCAGGTTCCCCACCCCGGCCCATCTCGCATCGTGGGCGCGCTTCGCTCCAGGAGTCAAGGAATCGGCCGGCAAGAGCAAGGGCTCCGGCTCCACCGGCCACGGCAACTCCTACCTGGCTAGAGTCCTTGGCGAGGCCGCGGTCGCCGCCGGTAAGACCGACACCTTCCTCGGCGAACGCTATCGGCGCATCGCCCGACGCCGCGGTAACAGACGCGCCATCGTCGCTGTCGGCCGCTCCATCCTGACCATCGTCTGGCACCTGCTCCGCGACCCGGCAACCCACTTCAACGACATCGGCTCCGGGTTCTACGACACCCGCGTCAACCCCGAACGCCGCAAACGCAACCACATCCGCCAACTCGAAGCCCTCGGCTACACCGTCACCCTCGCCCCAGCCGCCTGACCGACCCAGATCAAGAACCCGTCCCGGCTCCGCCGGGACGCTGCCGCCTGCCCACTCACCGTCCATTTTCGGATCAGCACACGCGCTCTTGGAAGAACCCGCCGGGAGCGCGGACAACGACAACCCGCCGAGGAGATCCTGACCGCCGTGTTCGGCGAACTCCGCGACGCGGGCGTCGCGGTGCAGCGGGCGTGCGCGCTGACCGGGACCTCGCGGGCGACCTACTACCGGCGGACGAAACCGGTCGGACCGCGACACGGGCCGTGGCTGCCCCGGACGCCACCACCATGGACGCTCAGCACAGCCGACCTCCAGCGGACAAAGCCGCACGTCAACGACCGTGGCCGAGTTTTCGAACGGACAGGTCAGCCGCCCCACGGGACTCGGGCGATAACAAGGCCGGCGATACGGAGGGCGCCGGCCTTGCGCAGTCTCCGAGCGACGGCGCTCAGCTGGGAACCTGTGGTGAAGATGTCGTCAAAGAGCAGCACCTTCGCACCGGTGAAGTCGGCCATCAGATCGATCGCGTCGGCGTGCTGGCCGGCTGCCACCTGCTTGTCGTAGAGGCCTTGCCCGGCAGAGGTCGGCGTCGACGTGCGCTTGAGCAGCAGGTCGTTGCGGATCGGCCACCGGCGTCGTAGGTCTTCCACTTGGGCAGCTTCGAGGATCGTCTCGATGTGACGGATCGGCTGCCGGTCGGTTGTGGTGGGGTTACCGATGATGACGTCGTACTGACTGGTGATGGTGGCATTCGCCTCCAGCCACCCGAATACCAGCCGGCCGAGGATTGGCGCCCAGCCTGCCGCGCCCTCAGCGTACTTGAAGTTCTTCAGAATGCTCTTCAGCGGCTCGGAATACATCGAGATCGCCGCCACGGTCCCGAAGCCGCGCATGTCCTCGGACTGTCGGCAGGTGCTGTTGCGGCAGGCCGCGCCAGCTTCGAGGGCTTGCGCGCAGAGCGAGCACCGGTTGGGGCTCAGCGGCGGAACAGTAGACATCGCACAACGAATGCAGATGGCGACGGGGCCTGAGGTCAGGTACGGACATTGGGCACAGTTCGGGAAGCCCAGAGGGGGGCCCGCAGGGTGGGTCACATGGCTCCCAGGTCTGATTGGGCGAGCCGGAGTCGCTGTTCGGCGGCGGCTTGTACTGCCTCGGCGGACGCGATGCGGCCCAGCACGTCGGAGATATCGCCGACCTCGACGACCCGGCGGATGGATGACGCCGAGGGTGTAGAGGCGGTGAACAGATCTGTTGGGTCGCCCGCAGGGGAGTCGGCATCGAGCATAGCCCTCGCCCACTTCTGCGCCGCAGCGAGAGACTTCAGCAAGAAGACCAGCTTGCCGTGCTTATAGGCAGCCTGGGCTTGGATTTTGGCACCCGATGTGGACGACGCCTCGACGACGATCGTACCCTGGGTAAAACCGGACATCACCACGTTGCGGGCGGGGAACCGCCACCTATCCGGCGGGTCGGTCGGCCAGAACTGTGACACCACGGCGCCACCCTGTTCGACGATCCGCTCGGCCAGAGCAGCGTTTTCCTTCGGATAGGTGGGGCGGGCTATGCCGTTGCCGATGACCGCGACTGTGCGCATGGACAGGTCGACGGTGGCGGTGTGCGCGGCGGTGTCGATGCCCAGCGCGAGCCCCGAGGCTACGACAATCCCGTCTTCACAGAGCCCTCTAGCCATTCGTGCCGCGCGGCGGCGTCCGTCCTCGCTGGCCTGCCGGGTGCCGACGACGGCGATGGAGCGGGCGTCGCCGGACTCGAGGTGGCCTCGGTAGAACAGGAAGGGCGGCGCGTCCGGCACCAGGCGAAGGTTCGCTGGGTAATCGGTGTCGAGCACTGTCGTGACGTTTGCGCCGACGGCTTGCGCCGCTGCCATCTGCTTGCGGGCTGCGTCGCGGGCGGCGGTCTGGGCAGCCCGGTCCTTCGACCACTTCCGGATCAGCGTCGCTGCGCGTTCGGCCTTGGGTGACTTCTCGCGGATCTCGCCCTCGAACCATCCGGCCAGGTCGCCGGGAGTCTGGGCGGTGCGTGCGATCAGCTGCCAGTCGACCCGGACGAGCTCGGGGTCGGTGATAGCGCACAACGTCAGCAGGTCAAGTGTGTGGTCTGCTGCGGTGTCGCTGGTGGGCCCGGTCTGCACAGTCGAGAGCCTACGTGCGTGGGCGTGGATAGGCCCAGCCAACTCGGCCATCCCCTTCCTCGTTGAGTGATTTGGGGCCAACTGGGAGGATTCCTCGGAGGTTACTGGCGACGCTGTTGATGTGCTGCGCGTTGCCGTTCTCGGGCGCGGTGGTGGCAGGCGCGCTGAGCGCACTCCGCGCCGAGGCCGCCGACGCCCTCGCGGACGTCCTTCCTACGCCTACGAGGACTTCTTCGAGGGGTTCCGGCCTGTCGAGGGTACCGACGGTGGAGCTTTGGGGTTCGCCAAGATTCCGGGTCCGCTTCGGGAGATCGCCGCGAAGGCCAAGGAAGACCCGACCAGGACGTACGTGTTTGGTCATCGATGAAGTCAATCGGGCCAACCTGGCCAAGGTCTTCGGTGAGCTGTACTTCCTCCTGGAGTACCGGCAGGCCACGGTCCGCCTGCAGTACTCGCCAGCGGAGGCGTTCAACCTGCCGCCCAACCTACTGCTGATCGGCACTATGAACACCGCCGACCGGTCGATCGCACTGGTCGACGCCGCCATGCGGCGACGGTTCGCGTTCGTCGAGTTGCACCCCGACGAGGAACCGGTCAGATCCGTGCTCGACGAATGGCTTCGGCGACAAGGCAGACCAGATGACCAGCGACCAAGGTTGCTGCGGGCGCTCAACGAGGCGATAGGGGAGGCGGATCACGACGTCAAGATCGGCCCCTCCTACTTCATGCGACCCGGTGCCGACCGCGACGGTGGACTCAAGCGGGTATGGGACCACGATCTGCTGCCGCTGCTGGAGGAGCACTACGCGGGACGCCTGACCCGCGCGGCAGTGCGCAGCAGGTTCGGCCTGTCAGTCATCCGCCAGCGGGCCGAAGCCGACACGCCCACCACCGACGGCCCCAGCCCTGGACGCGGATCGACCGCGGACGGCGCTGACCCGGCCGTTGGAACGACGTGAACCCGGCGGCCGGGCCGGTCCCAGTCGTGTTGACGGAGGTGAGCTCCAAGGAGGTCGTGCTGTCGCTGGGCGACGCCCAGGTGGCGGCGCTGCGCGCGGCCGAACTGGTCACCGTCCGCCGCGCGGACGGCGGCCGTTGGAAGATCAAGGCCGGCCGCAAAGTCGGCGCCATCCGGGTCGGTGACCTCGAGATCGAAGTGACACCCAAGGTCGGCCTCGCCAACATGATCTTCTTCCTCGGCTACGCCACCAGCCCCGGATTCCGCCCCGAAGACGTGGCCGGTATACCGGTCACCGGCCTGTGGCCCGCGTTGGCGACATCACTGATCCGCCAGGCCCGCCGGGCACTGGCCCCGGGGCCACTACGCGGATACGTCACCGTCGACGACGCCCTCCCGCTCATCCGCGGACGGATCCGGTTCACCGACCAACTGGCCGGCCGCCCCGGCATGCCACTACCCATCGAGGTGCAGTACGACGACCACACCCCCAACTTCCCCGAGAACCAGATCCTGCGCGCCGCCATCCGGCGGATGCTCGCGGTACCACGACTGAGACCCGTCGACCGGGACGACCTGACCGAACTGGACGCGCGGCTCACCGGCGTGACCGCGCTACCCACCGGCACCCCACCGCCGGTCTGGCACGCCGGCCGGCTCAACGCCCACTACGCTCCCGCTCTGCGCCTCAGCGAGCTGATCCTGCTCAACAGCTCCGCCGACCCCGGCACCGGCGTCCACACCATCGCCGCCTTCGTGGTCAACATGGAGAAGGTCTTCGAGGCGTTCATCGGCACCGCACTCCGCGACGCCCTGTCGGCCTACCCGGGCCACACAGAAACCCCGGGCAAGGACACCCTCGATCCCGGGCGAGCGATCCGGATCGAACCCGACGTCCTCCACCTCATCGACGGGCGGCCAGCAGCGGTGTTCGACGCCAAGTACAAGATCGAGCCCGGCACGGGAAGACCCACCAACCCCGACCTGTACCAGATGCTCGCCTACTGCACCGCGCTGAACCTCCGGACCGGATGGATCATCTACGCCGAAGGCGCCGATCCGCCAACGACGTGGCACGTCCGCAACACCGACATCCAGATCGGCTACCAGCCCCTCAACCTACGCCAACCCCCCGACCAACTACTGAAAGACGTACAGGCCTTCGCGCACTCGGCCATCCACCAAACCGTACCGGCCTACCTCTATCACCCCTGATCCTCATGGACAGCCGGAGCCGGACCCGCTCGTACCTGACTGCGGCCACGACGCGATCGATCGCCTTGCCAGCGGGATACACCGATTCACCGGCCCCGGTGACGTCGCGCCGCAGACCGCCCGGCACCCCCTGAGACGGATCGGAGCTGTCCTTCTCGGTCGAGGCTCGACTGCCGTTACGCGGTAGCGAGATGAGGGGAGGGTGGGGCCGGAGAGCCCGGCCCCACCCCTGTCGTGGTCATCCCCACGTCGTTGCCTCTGGTGGGGGTCAGGCGCAGGTGAAGAAGTTCCAGCTGATCCACTGCATGGAGGGATAGCGGTAAGCCTGGGCTCCTCCACACGCGGGACCACTGCCGTCGACCATGCGGGAGAAGACCGGGTTCTGCCACAGGTCCGGTGACACCTGATCGGTACCGGACTTGCCGTCCTCCCACGCGGAGGGCTGAATGCTGTAGTCGTTGTAGGCGGCTGCGTCGGCGTAACGGAACTCGCTCTAACAAAGTACTACTAGGTGGCGCTGTGTTGCTCTGCCGTTTGACTCGCTGCGCCGGGCCTCCAGGCCCGGTGGCTGAGCCGGGCCTTCGGGCTCGGCGAGGATCGCAAAGACGGAGGTGATCGCTGTGATGACCGACCACTCTGTCAGCACCAACTCCAGGGGGAGTTCATGTGGATATGCAACGTCCAGTTCGCGTCACCGTAGAACCAGCGACACCAGGTGCCGGTTTTGGAGGATCCCGGCCTGCTGCAGGTCGTCTGTACGGATACCTGTTGCCTTTCGCCGCTACTCGAAATTCCTCGGACCCGGATCTTGCCGGACGTGCTGGTGAAGCTGCCGGATCCGGCGTCGCCGATCGCGATATGGACACTGCGGAACGAACTCAGAGAGTGGCAGGGATCGTGCACAGTGAACGGGAGATCGTAGTCGGCCGCATGGGCGGGTGTAGATACACCCGCAGTAGCCACGACCAGTACGGATGCGAGTAGCAGAGCTCTGATCCAGGACCGCGACACTGGGTTCCTCCACACGTTCAGTCCGGGCATCGACTTCGACTTACTGTCAGCGTACAGGTTGGCTTGGCCATCCAGATGCGAGTAAATCTAAGCAGCTTCCACGCCCACCAAGAATATTCACAATCGCCACCCAAACTGCAACGATTGACACATGTCGTGATGAATCCCTGTCAAAAAGCTGGATCTGACTGGACGTTTGCTTCAGCTTCGCGCCAGTAGTGGCCGATTCACGTACCGGCCCCGGCGGCGCAAAATGCCCGACCAGACCCAGAAAGAGACCATACCGGCAGCCGCATGCCCGTCCGGCTTCACCGCATTTCACACCGGGATCGTGTCTGATTCACATTGATCCCCACATCGACGAACATGACGTCCGCCGCGTAGACGCCCGGACGCCGTAGGCCTCCTGCATAACCGAACGGCGAGCCTATCCGTCCGACCTTGTACCGTTCGAAAAACTCGGCCACGGACGTTGACGTGCGGCTTTGTCCGCCGGGGGATCGATGGATGGCGTCATGCTGCCGGTCATGATCCTGTCGTTGGGCTACCTGATTCTTCGTCAGGCACTGCAGTTGATCATCTTGTTGGCCCGGGGTGGGGACGCCAACGCGGTCGAGGTCCTCGTGCTGCGGCATCGTGCGCCACGAGGCGCCATTGAACCGTGTGGGGGTGAGAGGCCTCCACCGCCGTCCTGTCGCAGCAGGGTGGTGAAGCTGGGAGCAGCCTGATCCGGGAGACGCCGGGGAGGGTGGCAAGCAGCTCCGACAACGCCGGGACATGCCAGGACTACCGGATGGTGTGGGTCCGGCAAGCGAGACGAGAAGGTGTACGTGAGGAACCAGCGGTGTAACGCCCCTCAAGAGCGCGGCCAGCTCGAATCCGGTGGATGTGGGCTGGATGGCGGTGCGTACCCGTCCGCGCAGGCGGACGGGGAACTCCTTGACCGGTGTGGTGTCGTCGGTCGGGAGGCCATGGTGAAGGTCTGCGGCGTAGCCGTGGCGATGCCGCAGGGGTATAGCTGGGCACCTCCCTCGACGAGCGGTTCGTGGTGAACGTGGGAACCGTCCCCGAGTTCCCGTCCGGGGTCTGCCGGCCAGGCAGGATCCGGCGGGTTGGCGCGTCGTCCGCCGACGGCTCGGGGATGGGGCGGCGGGTTCGTAGTAGTCCGAGGTCGGGAAAGCCGGCCACATGGCGAAGGGA
Proteins encoded:
- a CDS encoding response regulator transcription factor, with product MPNAWVGATSVLLVDDHDLIRRGLRNAFEQGGQFTVIGEAATAAEGMRQMETHQPKVIIMDLRLPDGSGLEATRAIRRVSESTGIVVLTMYAGDEQLFASIEAGASAFVPKTASADEVIDAARHAASSPSAFTAADLPGAMERRLAPGGPQLSPRESQVLRLLADGMSVAGIAKQLFISESTTRTRISKIYEKLGAANRAHALMTALRLGLLDAPDVPTF
- a CDS encoding IS110 family transposase gives rise to the protein MESSQDNEEIIERIAALDIGKAELVCCVRIPGQGPGGRRRQEVSTYSTMTRSLLAMADRLRELGVTRVVMESTSDYWKPVFYLLEAAGVDAWLVNAKDVKHLPGRPKIDRLDAVWLCKVAERQMIRPSFVPPAPIRELRDLTRYRVDLIAARTAERSRVEKLLEDAQIKLSVVASDIFGTSGREMMAALIAGQRDPKILAQMARSRLRAKITQLEDAFVGRFSEHHGFLLTRMLARIDAITADIAEVNQRIERQIGPFGDVARRLDEIPGVGPATAHVIIAEVGVDMSRFPTPAHLASWARFAPGVKESAGKSKGSGSTGHGNSYLARVLGEAAVAAGKTDTFLGERYRRIARRRGNRRAIVAVGRSILTIVWHLLRDPATHFNDIGSGFYDTRVNPERRKRNHIRQLEALGYTVTLAPAA
- a CDS encoding restriction endonuclease, which codes for MSSKEVVLSLGDAQVAALRAAELVTVRRADGGRWKIKAGRKVGAIRVGDLEIEVTPKVGLANMIFFLGYATSPGFRPEDVAGIPVTGLWPALATSLIRQARRALAPGPLRGYVTVDDALPLIRGRIRFTDQLAGRPGMPLPIEVQYDDHTPNFPENQILRAAIRRMLAVPRLRPVDRDDLTELDARLTGVTALPTGTPPPVWHAGRLNAHYAPALRLSELILLNSSADPGTGVHTIAAFVVNMEKVFEAFIGTALRDALSAYPGHTETPGKDTLDPGRAIRIEPDVLHLIDGRPAAVFDAKYKIEPGTGRPTNPDLYQMLAYCTALNLRTGWIIYAEGADPPTTWHVRNTDIQIGYQPLNLRQPPDQLLKDVQAFAHSAIHQTVPAYLYHP
- a CDS encoding AAA family ATPase codes for the protein MVIDEVNRANLAKVFGELYFLLEYRQATVRLQYSPAEAFNLPPNLLLIGTMNTADRSIALVDAAMRRRFAFVELHPDEEPVRSVLDEWLRRQGRPDDQRPRLLRALNEAIGEADHDVKIGPSYFMRPGADRDGGLKRVWDHDLLPLLEEHYAGRLTRAAVRSRFGLSVIRQRAEADTPTTDGPSPGRGSTADGADPAVGTT
- a CDS encoding DNA-processing protein DprA; amino-acid sequence: MQTGPTSDTAADHTLDLLTLCAITDPELVRVDWQLIARTAQTPGDLAGWFEGEIREKSPKAERAATLIRKWSKDRAAQTAARDAARKQMAAAQAVGANVTTVLDTDYPANLRLVPDAPPFLFYRGHLESGDARSIAVVGTRQASEDGRRRAARMARGLCEDGIVVASGLALGIDTAAHTATVDLSMRTVAVIGNGIARPTYPKENAALAERIVEQGGAVVSQFWPTDPPDRWRFPARNVVMSGFTQGTIVVEASSTSGAKIQAQAAYKHGKLVFLLKSLAAAQKWARAMLDADSPAGDPTDLFTASTPSASSIRRVVEVGDISDVLGRIASAEAVQAAAEQRLRLAQSDLGAM